The segment gccattatttatttaaagaataAGACATTATATCTTACCATTGCTCCTCTATAATATGCAGTGGTGATGGTTCTAAACCTTTCCTGTCCGGCTGTATCCCTTTATGGcaaatttaaaacacacattttaaatattgtatgtACAATGATACtttacagtggcatgaaaaagtatgtgaaccacttgcagaatctgtgaatatgtgaataattttaataaaataagtgagatcatacaaaatgcatgttattttttatttagtactgtcctgagtaagatattttacataaaagatatttGCGTTTAGTTCACGAGACAAaacaattcaaaagtttgtgaaccattgaatatcaatactgtgtgtggttacctgatgatctacgacagttttttgttttgtgatggttgttcatgagtctcttgtttgtcgtgagcagttaaactgagctctgttcttcagaaaaatcctccagctcctgcagattcttcagttttcaagcatttttgcatatttgaaccctttccagcagtgactgtatgattttgagatccatcttttcacactgaggacaattgagggactcaaactcaactattaaaaaaggttcaaacattcactgatgctccagaaggaaacaaggtgcattaagagccgaggggtgaaaactttttaatttaaatatcaaggtaaattgttcTTGATGTTTCTTCctggaaacatgcaagtatcttctgttgcttccgaagggtaTTACTAAATGAAACAacgatattttaatataataagaaaaattgtgacatcttcatcctgttcaaaagttttcaccccccggctcttaatgcatcgtgaaaagatgaatctcaaaatcatacggtcactgctggaaagggttgaaatatgcaaaaatgcttgaaaactgaaattTCTGCAAGACCTagaggaattttctgaagaacagagttcagtttaactgctcagaacaaacaagagactcatgaacaaccatcacaaaacataaaaacagtcatagatcatcatccaggtaaccacacacagtattgagaatcaatggttcacatacttatgaatggggccattttaataaattcagctattgttttgtcttgtgaactaaacgcaaacatcttttatgtaaaatatcttactcaggacagtactaaacaaaaaataacgtgcattttgtatgatctcacttattttattaaaattattcacattttcacagattctgcaagtggttcacatactttttcatgacACTGTATATACCAGTCTTGGCAAAACGTTTTACTATGAAGGGCCAAAAATCAACTTGATTCAGGGCTGAGGGCCAAAATGAAATGTTGCATAATTTCcaacaatattatattaaaattgtattattcAAATTTACATATATTCTCTACATTTCAATGCaaacaataatacaaaaatgataaaacaaaaagataaattagAAATGAAGATCTGCTTAAATGGCATGTTTTCCCCTTTTTGAATCTTTGGCATCTCATGGTTTGGGCATTTCTGCTTTATACTGTATAATGCAGGCTCTCACCAGATCTGAAGCTTGATCTTCTTCCCATCCAGCTCAATTGTTCTGATTTTGAAGTCAATTCCTGCAACAATAATGTTTAGAAATAAGTGATGTGAAATACTGTATCTCAATAACTAATATTagggaaaatatatatattagaaaaaaGTCCTATGATGACACGTTGTGAAACTGACTCATCTCAGAACACATCACAACTCTTTCCACTGAAAAGGGAATCGTCCCATTAACATGTTTTCATTGCGTAACCATGGAGATGGAATGTGTAGAAAGGTCAGAATGATTTAACATATGCCTGACCAACTAAATGGCTACAATGTTGCAAAAGGCTTTACAcatgatgcatgtaaacctgttgcaTTCAGTAGCAACACAGTGTGATCCTCTGCTTAAGGCAATTATGAGAAAACTTGGCAGTGCGCATTGAGGCATACAATCCTGCCACCAGTGAAAGCTCTGACAGGACATGGGACGGGATGTGACACAGCAGTATTGTCCATGGCAAAAGGGGGAAGTCTGTGGCATAACAATGACAAAAGGTCAAGGAACTCTCGCACAGGTTTCGCACAGGAAATTACATATTGGTCCATGGTAGAGACAAGTCTTCCTAAAGTTGTGTCAAAAATATCACAACAAGTAGCGTGTTCACAAACAATAAGCCTGGTGACCTAGTACATGTATGTTTGTACAATTACTTGTGACATGTATGTGCACACTCTCATTTTGAGGGTTTCATATCCCGAAATAACACTATAGGTCTGCTGACTTAAACAGTACACTGCTTCAAGGTAATAATAGTGTTAAAACGGAAGTAGTGACACATCTTCCTGTATTGTGACGTACATCTGATTGAAACAGtttatcaaaaaagaaaatatgtaaGACAGGGTCTTGGTTCAATTCGTCGGATGCTGATCGAATTTTGAGATGTGGGCATTGCACTTAATAGTGGAGGTAGATGAAGGGGCTAAGTTTAAGCAAAATTAATGATTGGTGAAGTCTGTCGTTTCACAGGAAGGTCCAGTTATGACATTCTGATTAAATATTATGAGgtcaacacattttttaaatggaacatgaacagatgaattgttcacaatgGGATCTATAACAtgaatttagaaaaaaataaaacaattttcgtttcatgccaactttaaggTTAACGTGCAGGTAAGAACTTGTTGTAAGCAATCAGATATACATGAGATAAGCCACTTGTGACTGCACACAAACCCGCTTTTTAATCTTATCCAAATAAAGTGCTTACTCTGACCCCCTTGAACTCTTGCTTAATGGTGAAATGTGAATCCAACACCTAAACGTGTCTCTAACCAGAGAAACGAAAGTGCTGTCCAGCCCACACTGCTAGCGAACAGCTAATGAGGCTGCCATCATGCTAGCTCTATAAACACAGAATACCGTCACGTTTTATTCAAATTACAGATAAAAGTAGTATATGCCAAGTTATCCTGACATATCAGTATAGAAAATCGGTTGTTTGTCATTTTAAACGCTGATAAAACATGTCGGAAAATAGCTCAATAAAAAGGCTGTCACATTCACGGCCTCTTCCTGTCACTCCAGCAGACAGACAGgcacatgtatgtatgtaaacCTCCATGTATCTATATAACAGCTTCTTTCTCCTCCCACATGACTACACAGCTAACATTCATGTAATGTATACACACAAATCGAATAGTCATAGTGTTAAACTGACCTATAGTGGAGATGAAGGTGGTGTTAAACGCGTCCTCACTGAATCGAAACAGCAGACACGTCTTGCCCACTCCGCTGTCTCCGATTAGCAGCAGTTTGAACAGATAGTCGTACGTTTTTGCCATGTTTCTTGTTTCTCCTGTCTGGCTACCTTGCTTTGGCTCGGTAGCAGAGTAACGGTATTCGGCTAACGGTACATAAAAGATGCGGTTGAACTTGTTTCCGACTTTTCTGCACACAACAGTGAGGAAGAGGCTGGGCGTGTCTGTCGTGACGCCATCGCGAAGCCATGAACGTCAAGAGGGAGACAAAAGGTAAGTGTGGAAGTCCATTTCCCCCACATAAGAAAAGTCGTGCTTTTGTAAATCATAATGATGACTTAAAAAAGTCCCTGCGACCCTACGGAGGATAAACGGTTTGGAGAACTGATGgatggaccaaaaaaaaaatatatatactataaAAATATACTAAGTCATAGCCTACTTagatgagataaaaagtctaaattatgagaaaaagataattatgacataaagtGCATCATGATGGCAGTCAAAATTGACTGAAAATTAAAAACtactttttatttcacagtTTATAGGagagagtggggtaagatgagccattTTTTACTTATGTGGTCCTCACTATAAGGGAAAATGAGGCAGAAGTACAATGAAAGTAATTTCAGGATGTTtcctatcattttaaatgatcagaatAGTTCAATGACAAAGGGCTTTAAAAATATGGCTTCTTATAAACTAGTTTTCCTGTGGCTCAATTTGCCCCACATTGGGGGTAAGTTGAGCCGAGTCAGTAGGTGGGTGTAAACTGACCATCTAACTGAAGcggaatcaaacccatgtgaAATTGTGAAGATAACCTCTTTTGAAaactaatataaaattaaaacttaaagctaccttaaacaacataaaaccaaccaaatgaagttgaaatttcaatgtCTTTAATTGTTCTTATTTCTGAAACAATATGTTGAACACCAAAGTTGTAACAGACTTAACAGAAAAtttgagtaaaattaaataaaaactgaattagaatgaataaatgttactgaaactaataaatattttagacAAAATGTTCTTGGTCTGGTAGTTTTTCTGCAATGTTGACCATGTTAGGCCATTAGGGACTACTGGTGGAAAGATATATATGAGGAACATCCTCTGGTTCATATCAGAGAAGGATTTGGTGGACTTATACACTGTTCCTATCAAATAaactcaaacaaacaaataaataataaaaaaataacccaGCTGCATAATATTACATTGAAATTATAGCAGTTTATTCTTCAGAGATTTAACTtgtattataattataacaCACTGTAAATTATGGTGGGGTAAACAATTTACCCCGCAGCATTTGGCTCACTTTGCCCCATAGCTGCCATTTTGGGAAAAACAAGCTAGCTTACCAATTCAGGATAATATTTAACTAAATGATTTGCATGGTTTTATACATCGCTAAATCAACAGTATgatacataaatatttttagacatggacaaatttgctttgatgtaaCAGCCATTACATCTGTTATGCAAAAATTTTACTTTGACAAgccaaaaactgtttttaaagtAAACTGGCACCTTCCACTCCTCCCATGTGCTTCTCCTTTTCACAGTCTGGCAGAAATAATGGGTAGTACCAAAATATATGGTCACAAGGCAATAAAAGGGTACGGTTGCCAAGATACAGGGGGTGGGTCAACTTACccactggctcatcttaccccactctccccctacttgaaatataacaataatttcaTAACAGCCTACCTAATAATTTCGACATTTTGTGTGATGACTTACACTTAATGTCACAATTAAGTGATCTTTTTCTTATGTGCACTCAAAAAAAGcccttttattttttgtgatttaCAAATTTCATTTGTATAGTAAAATTCTatcaaattgaattgaataatccttacatagGCTATTATTCATCTTATGAATTAAGAAATACGTTCAAATTTATGAATACGAATCACATAAACTTTTGTGAATATGTGAACGCGATTTGAACCGCCCCATAAACAAGGATATTGGAACATTTCAGAAAGGTTTGTAAACAATACTGTGTGGTTGTGGTATTGTGGTTGTGTAATGTCACCGCCTGCTGGAAGAGACTGTACTGAGCCACAGCGGGACTGATAATAAGTATAAACAAAACTCGAATTGCGTCAATACTTTGAACGTGTTTGCATTTAATCTACCctgaatgttaaaaaaaagcGATAGCAGCAGATTAGAACCTCTGGTATGTGCTTGTCTGGCGACAACCAATTaacttctgaagatgaacaattTGAAGAATATCAGATAGCCTAATCATAGTTTCACTGGTTAAGAACCTGAGGTTGGTGTGTGTAACCAGATTCAGGTCACCTGGTAATTTCTGTAATGATTCTCTTTTTACAGGATTGTACTTTTTTACTTGCAGGATTTTATCATTCTCAAAGTTCTGTATTAAGTTGAGATAATTGTACACATCACCATTTGTCGATCTCCTTAGTTCAGACCTTGAAATAAAGGAAATTTGATTTCCTCTATTTTAATGGCTAATTTTGTACCTCTACGGTCCACACATAACCCGTAAGCTGAAGGTAAAATTTGCCTTTAACCGTCTTAATTACTTTCTAAAGGAGTGATTGTTTTGTTTCTATCTTGAATGATCTGCGTACATGTTCTCCATCCTCAGTCAAATGAAGACTGGTTGCCCAGAGGGTAATAAAGTAGGCAGGCTTGGCTAGAGAGATGAGAAGCTCTCACTTCTTGACTCTGAGGACATGATCTTTGAGGCTCATTATTTTCATCATGTAAccatacaatttaaaaatataagcatgtataattatcatgaaattaatcattaattttCTTTAAACATGAAACATTGATCAATTACAGTCAGTGAAGCCCCAGGcagatcatttttttctttgctaaCTTGATTTTCTAGCTAAAACAACACAAGCATAGTTTATGAAATAGCATAGCCCTATATGGCTGTTTTGCAGCTGACCAATCCATCATGAGGTTGTAAGTAGATCAGTATTTAGAGTCCAAACCAAGTGGAAATGGCTCAGTGGCTCAAAGATATGAGTGTATCACCATCCAATAAGTCAGCTATTTGTCAAGCTTTAACCAAATTGCAGTGGATTGAGTATAATGGAGGGCACAAAATAGGCATGACAGAAGGGCATGGTTTTGAATAGGTCTGTATTCTATACTGCTTCTATTTTTACAGCTTATTCCATATATGAGTATAAAATGGAGGAGCACATCACTTTAAAAGGAGAAAAGCACAATGCAATCAATCTACTCAATACTAACCTCATACAGAGCACTTACTGTATATTATCCCCATGCTTTATTCAGTTACGCTGTGCAGTgttatgggttcaaatgtgcaGATAAAGATTATTGTATCATACAAAGCATGGAGTTTCTGGCCTGGGTTTACAGAAAACCTAATCCATGTTTAAAGTTGATAGGCTGTGCGCACATAATCTACCATTGAATAGAAAGATAAAGTCCTGGAATAACAGAAAACAGCTTGAAATGCAACAGTAACTATAGATATAATCGGAGCAGGTATTCACtacattttcaaaatatgttttatcaTAATAATCTTGTTGTATCATTGTATTTGCATTAACAATTTGTATCCTTTTGTTACAGTGGAAGCCATACTGTACTGAAGTTATGTAAATACggcacacacaaacatgaaaattatgactttataacttaggTGTAGCAAAACAAGCTTTTCCATTCACCTTCCTTGAAATACTACGATGACTATTACTTCTTGTTCTCCAAACGAAGTTTCCACCACTTATGATTCTGTTAAAAACAAGagtttcagcatttttttttttttacacaacatAAATCAATGCAGAAATTATGTATATTTGTTTGTAAATATGTCAGGTCTCACCTTCTTCCCCATgatgttctgtgtgtgtggcTGAATCTCGTCCAAACTTGCATACGTATTGCTGTCTGTCACTCGAATGTCCTCATAGGTGTTGCTCTCTGGCATGTGTTCATAGGTATTATTGTCACATTGTTCGATGTCTTGATAGGGGTTTTCTGCTAAAAGCATGTTGTCGATGGGCTTTGCCCGGTTGTCATACACTAGCCCAGGCTGGTCCTTCTCCCCCGAGTACACCACGGACGAGGCCTGGTAAAGTGGATTGGGCTGTAAGGCTACTTGGTCAGTTTGTGGCACTTGGCCAGCTCCAGTATGGAATTTTTTAAGGTCAAGGACAGCGTAAGAGCAGGTGGCTGTTATGGTTGGAGCTAAAGGGGGTTGTTGAGGGATGGCAGGAATAAGATCACAAGAGTTACAGGTTAGAGACTGATTGTTGTCATGGTGGAGAGGCCACTTTAACTGAGGGTTGTTGCCCTTGGTATCCATGATATTACTTCTCCTGTCGTTTACTCTCTCGTCTCCAGCCAAACTTCCAGATGTCCTTGATTCTGAAAAGCTGTGTTGTTCATGTGAAGGATTTTTACCAGGAAAACCAGCGCTTAAGGAATTCCGAAGTGGTGCATTTTTCTTTGGCACAGGTGGAATTTTTGTACCCTAATGATTTAAGTCATACAGTAAAACATGAATTtcaaattttgtaaaaaattaataaataaataaattaaattaaattgtgcaCCCTAGAATTAGCCATGGTTACCAGAGAGATTGTAACCAAGAAAGCAGCTGGCATGGTTACCTGTGACAGGCTGTTCCTGTCAATAGACGTGGAGATTGTGAGTTTCCGGCCACTTGTAGAAGACAGAACAGGAGGCGTGTTGTGCGGGAAATCGTTAGTTTGTTCCCAGAAACTTCTTAGAGCCTTAACGCTCACTCCTGAATTAACCCAgggcttatttttaaccacatCATAAAGCTCATTTGTGGCGTCCTAGAAGAAATACAAAAGAACACGCATAGTAAAatatttcttaaagggatagttcacccaaaaatgaaaattatcccatcctaggtgtatatcttCTTACAGAGATATATTATAaaagtcctccaaggtttataatggttgtaaATGGGGGGCCATgtttgaagtaaaaaataatgcatccatccttaaaaaaagtaatcaatatgactccagggggttaataaaggccttctgaagcgaagcgattcctttttgtaagaaaaatatctatatataaaactttataaattcaaataactagcttccggcggaCGACCGTACGGCAAATGCGCAAGTCAACTTGCGCCAAACGAGTAATCCTCTGACGCGATGTAGcctatgacgcaggatgtaggagtattgtaagcttagacgcctctcgtggtttaaacaaatagggctgtgcaacaaatttaagctcctcttctcttatcgAAATCTACATTtgtctttaaaatttctcattttagacttctaattccaGTGATTTGTTATGCTCTCTCCTCTGCGCCTCCACGTTCGTCATTGCTTCCATGTAAAAGGTTGCTCTTCCGCCCAAAACGAGTTGCACATTTGGCGTACGATTATccgccagaagctagttatttgaatttataaagttttaaatataaatatttttcttacaaaaacacttcagaaggcatttatgaactcactggagtcgtatggattactttttttatggatggatgcatcaTTTTGCCcccacaaccattataaactaaggatatttttaaatatatctctgattgtgtttgtctgaaagaagatagtcatatacacctaggatggcttgagggtgagtaaatcatgggataattttcatttatgggtgaactatccctttaacattctagtattcttgttgtttttttgttttttttttgtttttaaatggttgactCTCTCTTACAGAATCCATCTCTGTGTTGTATGAAGTCAGGTACTCTCCAAAAGGCTGGATAGGTGTGGTTTTAAAGTGATCGATCAGCTCTGCGAGACTGTTGTGAGTGGTGGAATCACCAGAAATGACGAACAGGCCAGTTTTGGTTTGATTTATGACAAAGTGGCGACAACGATCCTGTCCTCTGTGAGCATAAAGCATTAGAGAAATTAAACAACTCAAAACACACTACCTTAATAAATGTcgaaaaaaatatatgattgTTCATTCTCagttcatgttagctaatgcattaaataatattagcAAATGAGATCTTATGGTAAAGTGTCACAGAGAAATCTTTATTCTTACTTGTATGAAAGAATATATCCACTGGCTTTTTCGCTGAGTCTGATAAGGAAGCAGCCAACATTCTTGTCTCTGAGCTGATCTTCGGCTTCACTGAAAACAGCAACAGTGCAACTGCCTCAATACACAATCATACACATTTGCATCTCAGTCACTTGTACCCGAATATAGACATGCTCAGATGGTTTTACAGCTCATGGTGAAACAGTTACCAAACTGTTACTGATCTCTCATTAGTTCTTACTGCCTGGAGATGAAGCCCTGGAACCAGGGTGGAAAACTTCCATCACACAGGATAAGCACAGCCTGAGTCTCCACAAACCACTTAAGGATGGGCTCCCTCTGTCCGCTGTCCGTGGTGAGATCTCCCTCCATTCTTTCCATTTGCTTCTCATTTAATCCCTCAGGTATCTTCATCTTCTGGTGCATAGCTGCCTCTATTTGCTCCATTGTGAGCTTCTCACAAATGCGCTGCACACATCCAATAAACCCCACTTTCCATTTTCAAATACTCATCACTCATTCACTGCAACAGGAAGACTGGCACACTTCATTTGCCTAGTTTCCTCATACGTAAATGTGTGATCTAACAAGTGTAAAAGGTTCTATTGTTTGAGTTTATCTGCCCCTAGTCAATAACAACTTACTGGTGTGATTTCATTGCACTATCTTTGGACTGTTCTTCCGCCAGAGTTGCAGTCCttataaatatcaaagattAAAAATCTAGATTAGATCAGGAACTAGGCCAACCACTGCAACTTTTTATAGACTATACAGCAGGGGTATAGGAGCGATTTTGAACCTGGGGGGGACAGTAAATGCCAGGGTGGTTCGGGGGAAATTCCCCggatttatatatatgtatcttAAGCACTTAAATGCTAATTTCTAATGACTTTTGGGAACGGATtgcagtgtttcccacaggattttgtgagactgtggtgggtggacatcggttcctctaggggggaaaattttgtacattttaaatttaaatgcataaatctggtgtattctgagagcaaaattaCGTGACTAGATCAATaaagaaatttgttctcttgtaaacaattttgtgctgTGATGGTAGGGCATATTAGTcatgtacacaacatatagtaggctaaatgatagttcataagtggtcaaacatgtagagtacacatttaaaccattaaaaatatgtagcaaaagaggttacctttgttgaattaatttattagtgggagcctgtatctttgatttgttaaccaatccagaatgcactaaacacaacatctcattatagagaaaaataacaaatgaataaaaatatattcataagctgaccaataaataaataagtaaactaggcgagtatataattcagcagcaaaaaatattctcgcctaaaaactttgcacagtaattttataaatccaaatgttaataaaaactttaaaattactatttgtattatgaaattagatttataattaaataattatatgtatttatattaatgtaacattaaaagaCGCTTATGttaaatgtattgtgcagctttttaatggggcaacaagctatagatacgacagaacaaaataggctattaataatctttcagtgtgcaaaaccatgataatatgaaacgcttcaaaacaACACCAAAAAACCGCTAATGCACATCCCGGGTGCAGAATGATGCGCTTGAAGCAATATCGAGTCAGAGCGCGCCGTTGTGCTGCGCATTGAAAAGTTCACGGTACAAAGAGAATCCTTGTGTACATCTGACTGTAAAagtttattaatcatatgtttctttcatttttaaattccagttattgCGCGTGTGACACGAATTCATAGTCCTTGTGTTGTGCGATCTAACAGACATCCTCTAACCAGTATGATGACATCGTTCAGAAACAGCAATAGAGTCTGGGAACGTGACGTCAGCAACGCATTGCATTCTGGGACTTTAGGTCACGGACAGTACAGTAGAGACTGGGAAATAGTGGAGGAAGGAAgatgttaaaatttatattatacagttaaaaacatattagaatggtgAACGCTGGCTGTGTTATGAACTATATGCATATACTGACCAGCGTGGAAAACGGATGTGAAATGAAGCGCCATTTTGTCCCTTTTTCGGGACATtataaaaagcttaacgtggcgTAATGCTGGCGTAATGTAAGTAAACATCATACTAATAGCCCAGAATTTGAACGCAACGCGTTTAATTTCACGTTAAACGTTCTCCTCCCC is part of the Chanodichthys erythropterus isolate Z2021 chromosome 11, ASM2448905v1, whole genome shotgun sequence genome and harbors:
- the sh2d7 gene encoding uncharacterized protein sh2d7, with amino-acid sequence MEQIEAAMHQKMKIPEGLNEKQMERMEGDLTTDSGQREPILKWFVETQAVLILCDGSFPPWFQGFISRHEAEDQLRDKNVGCFLIRLSEKASGYILSYKGQDRCRHFVINQTKTGLFVISGDSTTHNSLAELIDHFKTTPIQPFGEYLTSYNTEMDSDATNELYDVVKNKPWVNSGVSVKALRSFWEQTNDFPHNTPPVLSSTSGRKLTISTSIDRNSLSQGTKIPPVPKKNAPLRNSLSAGFPGKNPSHEQHSFSESRTSGSLAGDERVNDRRSNIMDTKGNNPQLKWPLHHDNNQSLTCNSCDLIPAIPQQPPLAPTITATCSYAVLDLKKFHTGAGQVPQTDQVALQPNPLYQASSVVYSGEKDQPGLVYDNRAKPIDNMLLAENPYQDIEQCDNNTYEHMPESNTYEDIRVTDSNTYASLDEIQPHTQNIMGKKNHKWWKLRLENKK